A region of Sparus aurata chromosome 8, fSpaAur1.1, whole genome shotgun sequence DNA encodes the following proteins:
- the slc25a22a gene encoding mitochondrial glutamate carrier 1, with translation MADKQISLPAKLINGGIAGLIGVTCVFPIDLAKTRLQNQQNGSRLYTSMSDCLIKTIRSEGYFGMYRGAAVNLTLVTPEKAIKLAANDFFRHHFSKDGKLTLLKEMMAGCGAGTCQVIVTTPMEMLKIQLQDAGRIAAQRKLMPETVPAGTVETKSPTAMQLTRELLREKGIAGLYKGLGATLLRDVPFSIIYFPLFANLNNLGKRGVDGPAPFYVSFISGCLAGSTAAVAVNPVDVIKTRLQSLNRGSTEDTYSGVTDCIRKILRNEGPSAFLKGAYCRALVIAPLFGIAQVVYFLGVGEFILSFLPKKDN, from the exons ATGGCTGACAAGCAGATCAG TTTGCCTGCCAAATTGATCAATGGGGGGATCGCTGGCCTGATTGGAGTGACCTGTGTGTTTCCCATTGACCTGGCCAAGACTCGCTTGCAAAACCAGCAAAATGGATCTCGCCTTTACACCAGCAT GTCAGATTGCCTTATTAAGACCATCCGGTCGGAGGGGTATTTTGGGATGTACCGAG GTGCGGCAGTGAACTTGACACTTGTCACGCCGGAGAAAGCCATCAAATTGGCTGCCAACGACTTCTTCAGGCATCACTTCTCCAAGGATGG aaAGCTCACTCTGCTCAAAGAGATGATGGCTGGTTGCGGGGCAGGTACATGCCAG GTTATTGTCACAACTCCTATGGAGATGTTGAAAATCCAGCTCCAAGATGCTGGAAGAATTG CTGCTCAGAGGAAGCTGATGCCAGAGACGGTGCCAGCAGGCACTGTGGAGACCAAGTCCCCAACAGCCATGCAGCTCACCAGAGAATTACTGAGGGAAAAGGGCATCGCTGGGCTCTATAAAGGCCTCGGTGCCACACTGCTCAG GGATGTTCCTTTCTCTATCATTTATTTCCCCCTGTTTGCCAACCTGAACAACCTGGGCAAGAGAGGCGTAGACGGGCCCGCTCCTTTCTACGTGTCGTTTATATCCGGCTGCCTCGCAGGGAGCACAGCGGCTGTTGCTGTCAACCCCGTTGATG TGATAAAGACTAGACTGCAGTCGCTGAACCGAGGAAGCACAGAAGACACGTACAGTGGAGTGACTGACTGTATCAG GAAAATCCTGCGTAATGAGGGTCCATCAGCCTTCCTCAAGGGAGCCTACTGTCGAGCCTTGGTCATCGCGCCTCTCTTTGGCATCGCCCAGGTGGTGTACTTCCTGGGCGTGGGTGAATTCATCCTCAGCTTCTTGCCTAAAAAAGACAACTAA